One genomic region from Skermania piniformis encodes:
- the gmk gene encoding guanylate kinase, with protein MRAGIGDAQGGRLVVLAGPSGVGKSTVVSCVREQLPDLFFSVSATTRAARAGEVDGEHYRFVSRAEFDAMIAAGEFLEWAEIHRGLHRSGTPKAPVLAALAAGHSVLLELDLAGARNVMRSVPDALSVFMQPPTFEDLAARIMARGSETPETMGRRLETARIEMAARTEFDLVVINDEVKRTCDELVSLLVGPSSRTTRAR; from the coding sequence GTGCGCGCCGGCATCGGCGATGCTCAGGGGGGTCGGCTGGTCGTACTTGCCGGCCCCTCGGGCGTCGGTAAGTCGACTGTGGTGAGCTGCGTACGTGAGCAGCTGCCAGATCTGTTCTTCAGTGTTTCGGCGACCACTCGCGCTGCTCGGGCGGGCGAGGTCGACGGTGAACACTACCGATTCGTGAGCCGGGCCGAATTCGACGCGATGATCGCGGCCGGTGAATTCTTGGAGTGGGCCGAGATCCACCGTGGCCTGCACCGTTCCGGGACGCCGAAGGCGCCGGTCCTGGCTGCGCTCGCGGCGGGACATTCGGTGTTGCTCGAGCTCGACCTGGCCGGCGCACGCAACGTGATGCGATCGGTGCCGGACGCGTTGAGTGTGTTCATGCAGCCGCCGACCTTCGAAGATCTGGCAGCGCGGATCATGGCGCGGGGCAGCGAGACACCCGAGACGATGGGCCGTCGGTTGGAGACCGCGCGGATCGAGATGGCCGCGCGCACCGAGTTCGACCTGGTCGTGATCAACGACGAGGTGAAACGGACCTGCGATGAATTGGTATCCTTACTGGTCGGGCCGTCGTCGCGGACGACGCGCGCCCGGTAA
- a CDS encoding DUF3558 family protein: MRSSVFVFLAAGLVAAAAAGCSSDSAASDSGASDSGSAVAESGGVSPAGPVVDACALLTAADITPLIGENDGGKPTSTDPDAPSCVWTNSQSYESVTVMIGDTDTAINGTLPPLPDGITAEPGPDGMRFVGGGQVEFAAGKRNNSVQVARLGSADEVNGEAVALANKIAPQIPAG, translated from the coding sequence ATGCGTAGTTCTGTTTTCGTTTTCCTGGCAGCGGGTCTGGTTGCGGCAGCGGCGGCCGGATGTTCGAGCGACTCCGCCGCATCGGATTCGGGTGCCTCGGATTCGGGTTCGGCGGTGGCCGAGTCCGGCGGCGTGTCGCCCGCGGGACCGGTCGTCGACGCGTGTGCGTTGCTCACCGCGGCGGACATCACGCCGCTGATCGGCGAGAACGACGGCGGCAAGCCGACCAGCACCGATCCGGACGCACCGTCCTGTGTGTGGACGAACTCGCAGTCCTACGAATCGGTCACGGTGATGATCGGCGATACCGACACGGCGATCAACGGCACGCTCCCGCCGCTGCCGGACGGGATCACGGCCGAACCCGGCCCCGACGGGATGCGGTTCGTCGGCGGAGGTCAGGTCGAGTTCGCGGCCGGCAAGCGGAACAACTCGGTCCAGGTGGCCCGACTCGGTTCCGCCGACGAGGTGAACGGTGAAGCTGTTGCGTTGGCGAACAAGATTGCGCCGCAGATTCCGGCCGGCTGA
- the rpoZ gene encoding DNA-directed RNA polymerase subunit omega, which produces MSSTSDSKAAAPAYDTPLGITNPPIDELLERTSSKYALVIYSAKRARQINDYYNQLGDGILEYVGPLVEPGLQEKPLSIALREIHSDLLEHTEGE; this is translated from the coding sequence GTGAGCAGCACGTCCGACAGCAAGGCCGCGGCGCCGGCGTACGACACTCCGCTCGGCATCACCAATCCGCCGATCGACGAGCTGCTCGAGCGCACCTCCTCGAAGTACGCGTTGGTGATCTATTCGGCCAAGCGGGCCCGCCAGATCAACGACTATTACAACCAGCTCGGCGACGGCATCCTGGAGTACGTCGGGCCGCTGGTCGAGCCGGGTCTGCAGGAGAAGCCGTTGTCGATCGCGCTCCGCGAGATCCACTCCGACCTGCTCGAACACACCGAAGGCGAGTAG
- the coaBC gene encoding bifunctional phosphopantothenoylcysteine decarboxylase/phosphopantothenate--cysteine ligase CoaBC codes for MSGIVVGVAGGIAAYKACALIRSFTESGHRVRVIPTEAALEFVGRATFEALSGNPVHTGVFADVAQVPHVRIGQDADLVVIAPATADLLSRAATGRADDLLTATLLTARCPVLFAPAMHTEMWEHPATVANVATLRARGAVVLEPAAGRLTGTDTGPGRLPEPTEIYGLATLLLERSDAVPRDLVGRRFVVSAGGTREPLDPVRFLGNRSSGKQGYAIARLAAQRGASVTLVAAHTAGLADPAAVEVVHVSTAEQLRVAVNKHAAGADAVVMSAAVADFRPSTVAAAKIKKGEREPDTIALTKNADILAGLVQARRDGALAPSTVIVGFAAETGDDHGSVLEYARAKLARKGCDLLVVNAVGEGRAFEVDDNDGWLLAADGTQTPLEFGSKALMSSRVLDAVAGQLS; via the coding sequence GTGTCCGGGATCGTCGTCGGGGTCGCCGGCGGGATCGCGGCGTACAAGGCTTGCGCGCTGATCCGGTCGTTCACCGAATCGGGCCATCGGGTCCGGGTGATTCCCACCGAGGCCGCACTCGAGTTCGTCGGGCGGGCCACCTTCGAAGCCTTGTCCGGTAACCCGGTACATACCGGCGTTTTCGCCGACGTAGCGCAGGTACCGCACGTACGGATCGGTCAAGACGCCGATCTCGTCGTGATCGCGCCGGCGACCGCGGACCTGTTGTCCCGCGCCGCGACCGGTCGCGCCGACGATCTGCTTACCGCGACGTTGCTTACCGCCCGCTGCCCGGTGCTCTTCGCGCCGGCCATGCACACCGAGATGTGGGAGCACCCGGCCACCGTCGCGAACGTGGCGACATTGCGGGCGCGTGGTGCGGTGGTGCTCGAACCCGCGGCCGGCCGGCTGACCGGTACCGATACCGGTCCGGGACGGCTGCCGGAGCCGACGGAGATCTACGGACTGGCGACGTTGCTGTTGGAGCGCTCGGATGCGGTACCCCGTGACCTGGTCGGACGCCGGTTCGTGGTCTCCGCCGGCGGGACCCGGGAGCCGCTGGACCCGGTCCGGTTCCTCGGTAATCGCAGCTCCGGTAAGCAGGGCTACGCAATCGCTCGGCTCGCCGCGCAACGGGGCGCGTCGGTGACGCTGGTCGCCGCGCACACCGCCGGTCTGGCCGATCCGGCGGCGGTCGAGGTCGTGCATGTCAGTACCGCCGAGCAACTGCGGGTGGCGGTGAACAAGCACGCAGCCGGGGCCGATGCGGTGGTGATGTCGGCCGCCGTGGCGGATTTCCGGCCGTCGACGGTCGCCGCTGCCAAGATCAAGAAGGGTGAGCGGGAGCCGGATACGATCGCGCTGACCAAGAACGCCGACATCTTGGCGGGTCTGGTGCAGGCCCGCCGCGACGGGGCGCTGGCACCGTCGACGGTGATCGTCGGATTCGCTGCGGAAACCGGCGACGACCATGGCTCGGTCCTGGAGTACGCGCGGGCCAAACTGGCCCGCAAGGGCTGTGATCTGCTGGTGGTGAACGCAGTAGGGGAGGGGCGAGCATTCGAGGTGGACGACAACGACGGCTGGCTGCTCGCCGCCGACGGCACCCAGACCCCGCTCGAGTTCGGCTCCAAGGCGTTGATGTCCAGCCGA
- the mihF gene encoding integration host factor, actinobacterial type yields MALPQLTDEQRAAALEKAAAARRARAELKERLKRGGTDLKQVLADADQDDILGKMKVSALLEALPKVGKVKAQEIMTELEIAPTRRLRGLGERQRKALLDKFGFEG; encoded by the coding sequence GTGGCCCTTCCCCAGTTGACCGACGAGCAGCGTGCCGCTGCTCTGGAGAAGGCGGCTGCCGCTCGTCGCGCCCGGGCCGAGCTCAAGGAACGGCTCAAGCGTGGCGGTACCGATTTGAAGCAGGTGCTGGCCGATGCCGATCAGGACGACATCCTCGGCAAGATGAAGGTTTCCGCCCTGCTCGAGGCGCTGCCCAAGGTGGGCAAGGTGAAGGCTCAGGAGATCATGACCGAGCTGGAGATCGCTCCGACCCGCAGATTGCGCGGTCTCGGCGAGCGGCAACGTAAGGCCCTGCTGGACAAGTTCGGTTTCGAAGGCTGA
- the pyrF gene encoding orotidine-5'-phosphate decarboxylase, with the protein MEPTDAFGARLRAALHRHGSLCVGIDPHPQLLAAWGLTDDVAGLAAFADICVEAFAGRVALVKPQVAFFEAYGAAGLAVLERTVAALRAADTLVLADAKRGDIGSTMAAYARAWLGDGPLVADAVTLSPYLGFDALAPALQVARARGRGVFVLAATSNPEAIAVQQAVVGAGCTVAQSIVDAAAARNADTATLGSIGVVVGATVSDAPDLHALNGPILLPGVGYQGAGPAEVRRLAGDLPGVLPSVSRELLRAGPGVSQLQAAADRIGAAFGFLPT; encoded by the coding sequence ATCGAGCCGACCGACGCATTCGGCGCTCGGCTGCGCGCCGCGCTGCATCGGCACGGCTCGCTCTGTGTCGGGATCGATCCACACCCGCAGCTGCTGGCCGCCTGGGGACTGACCGACGACGTTGCCGGGCTGGCGGCGTTCGCCGACATCTGCGTCGAGGCGTTCGCCGGCCGGGTCGCCCTGGTGAAGCCGCAGGTGGCGTTCTTCGAGGCCTACGGCGCGGCCGGGCTGGCCGTCCTGGAGCGGACCGTCGCCGCGCTGCGGGCCGCCGACACGCTGGTGCTGGCGGATGCCAAGCGGGGTGACATCGGCTCGACCATGGCGGCGTACGCGCGGGCCTGGCTGGGAGACGGTCCGCTCGTTGCGGACGCTGTCACCCTGTCGCCCTACCTGGGCTTCGACGCGCTCGCCCCGGCACTGCAGGTGGCGCGGGCACGCGGTCGGGGCGTCTTCGTGCTGGCGGCGACGTCGAACCCGGAGGCGATCGCAGTGCAGCAGGCCGTGGTCGGCGCAGGGTGCACCGTGGCGCAGTCGATCGTCGATGCGGCAGCGGCGCGCAATGCCGACACCGCAACGCTCGGCTCGATCGGCGTGGTGGTGGGCGCCACCGTGTCCGACGCACCCGATCTGCACGCGTTGAACGGGCCGATCCTGCTCCCCGGAGTGGGGTACCAGGGAGCCGGCCCGGCCGAGGTGCGTCGCCTGGCCGGCGACTTGCCGGGGGTGCTGCCCAGCGTGTCGCGGGAGCTGCTGCGAGCGGGTCCCGGGGTGTCGCAGCTGCAGGCAGCCGCGGACCGGATCGGCGCGGCGTTCGGTTTCCTGCCGACTTGA